GGGCGACAAGCTCGCCGACTGGCGGCGCGGCAACGTCAACAAGCTCGTGGCCCAGGTCGACGAGGCCGTGCACGCCTCCAAGCGGCACGTGAAGTTCGGCATCAGCCCGTTCGGCATCTGGCGCAACAAGGCCCAGGATCCGACGGGGTCGAGCACGTCCGGCATGTCCGCGTACGACTCGATCTACGCCGACGCGCGCGCCTGGATCAAGGCCGGCACCGTCGACTACGTGCTGCCCCAGCTCTACTGGCCGCGCGGCCACAAGCTGGCCGACTACACCACGCTGACGCGCTGGTGGGCCAACGAGGTCAAGGGCAGCGACGTGCAGCTCTACATCGGCCAGGGCCTCTACCGGGTCGGCGCCAAGGACGACAGGGCCTGGCTCAAGCCCGGCGAGATCGCCGCCCAGGTGGGCGTCAACCGCGCCAGCAAGCAGGTCGACGGCGCCGTCTACTTCAGCGCCAAGAACCTGGTGGCCAACCCGCTCGGGTCGATCGACCGCCTCACCAAGACGCACTACAGCCGCCCGGCCCTGCTGCCGGTGCAGGGCTCGCTCGGCGGGTCGGCCCCGGCCGCTCCCGCCGGCGCCAAGGCCGAGGGCACGAAGCTGTCCTGGCAGCCCTCCCAGGGAGCCCGGGCCTACGCCGTCTACCAGGTGCCCAAGTCCGGCAAGGACTGCCACACCACCGACGCGCGCAACCTGGTGGCCGTGGTGAGCGACCCGTCCTACGCGGTGCAGTCGGCGGGGACCTATCTGGTCACCTCGCTCGACCGGCTGCACCACGAGAGCAAGGCGGTGAAGGTCAAGGTGGACGCGGTCTAGCCAGCGCGTGACACAGGAAGGCCGGTCGATTCTCGACCGGCCTTCCGCCACTTTCCCCGTCTTTTTCGGCCATGCTGGGGCCTATGCGGCTGATCCACTTCCTGTCCTGCGCGCTGGCCAGTGTGCTCCTGCTGGGCCTCATCGGCCTGCCGGGGGAGATCATCACCTCGGCCGGAGGCGCCGCGCAGCCGTGGCGCCCGGCGGGACGGGGGACACCGCCGATCGACGTCGTCGGCAGGGTCTCCGCCGCCAGCACGGTCGTCGGGGACGTGGCGGTGGCCGGGCGGTGGGAGCTGACCGGCGACAGCCTGTCCGGCGAGCGGATCGGTGACGGCGCCACCGTGTGGACGTACCGGAACGCCTGGGGCGACGACCTGGTCGGCCACCCGGCGCTGGACGACCGCAGGCTCGCGGCCGTCTGGCGGGACGGCCGGGTGACCTCCATCGACGTGACGGACGGCCGCGTCGTCTGGCAGACCGACATACCGCCGGGCCCCGGCCACGAGGCCAACCGGGCCTACGACGAGGAATGGGGCGCTGCCTGGGAGATCACCGTGGCCCGCCACGGCTCCGTCCCGGTGCTGGTGATCCTGCACGAGGGACGTTTGGACGTGCTGGACGGCCGTACGGGGGCGATCCGCTGGTCCTACCCGCCCGCCTCGACCGGCACCTGCCAGGCGCCCGGCTCGGCCCGCGGCGTGGGCGAGGTCGTGCTCGTCTTCGGCAACTGCGCGAACCCGGGCCCGCAGCCCGAGGTCGCGCTCAGCGCCGCGGACGGCAGGCCGCTGTGGCGTTTCGACGGCGGCGAGCTGTGGCACGCCCGCGACCTCGGCGACGGCCGCCTGGCCTCCGTGGATGAGAAGGGCCGGCTCAACGTCCGCGCGGCCGGGGACGGCAAGATCGTCTGGCAGACTACCTTGCCGCGCCGTGACGACAGCCCCGCCGGCGAGGAGATGGGCGTGGCGGCCGGGCTGCTGACCGTGCGGACACGGACGGAGGTGTCCGCCTACCGGATCGCCGACGGCGGCCTCGCCTGGCGCCGGGCCATGAAGGACGCGTGGAGCGACACCGTGCTGACGGACGGCACGCACACCTACGTGGCCGAGGACGCCGGCACGCTCCTCAAGCTCGACGCCCGCACGGGGCACCTCGTCGACCGGCACCGCTTCGAGTCCGACATCAGCCCGAGCTGGATGCGGGACGGGCTGGCGGGGATCAGCGTGCTCCACGGTGACGACGTGGTGGTCGGCTGAGGCCCCGTCATCTCCCGTAGGCCCGCCAGGCCAGGGCCAGATCCGCGAACGCCCGGTCCAGCAGGTCCGGCGGCAGGGCGAAGCTGAGGCGCAGCCGGTCGCGGTGGCGGCCGTCGGGGGAGAACAGGGAGCCGGGCGCGACCGCCACGCCGTGCTCGCGCGCCACGGCCGCGAACCGGTCGGTGTCCGTGCCGGGCAGCCGCACCCACACCGACAGCCCGCCCGCCGGGCGCGTCCACGTCCACTCGGGCAGGTGCGCGGGCAGCGCCGTCAGGCAGTGCTCCCTGCGGCGGGCCAGCTCGGCCAGCCAGGGCGCCACGGGGTTGCGTTCGAGCAGGTCGGTGGCCAGCCGCTGGGCGACCGCGCTGGTGGCCAGGTCGGCGTCCACCTTGGCCTCGGTCAGCCTGGCCAGCAACGGCTCCGGTGCCGTCAGCCAGCCCACCCGCAGCCCGCCCCACAACACCTTCGACAGGGACCCGACCGTGACCGTCCCGTACGGATGCGCGGCCGCCAGCGGCTCGGGCGGCGGCACGCCGTCGTACACGAGGGCCGCCAGCGCCCGGTCCTCCACCACCGTCACCCCGGCGTCCGCGGCCAGCTCGGCGACGTGCCGCAGCGGCGGCACCGCACCGGTCGGGTTGTCCACGCCGGCCACGTACACGACGGCGGGGCGATGCCGGGCCAGCGCCCCCTCCACGGCGGCCGGCGAGGTGAGGTCGGCGGCCACCACGTGCGCGCCCGCCCGCCGGAACACGCTCAGCGCGCCCCCGTAGGCCGGATCCCCCACCAGGACGCGGTCGCCCGGCCGCAGCAGCACGCGGGCGGCCAGGTCGATGCCCTGCTGGGCGCCCGCCGTGACCAGGACGTGCCTCGGGTCGGCGCCCTCGGCCCCCGCCAGCACGGTCCGCAGCCGGGGGTCGCCCATCGCGTCGTAGCCGTGCCCGCTGGGCGCCCTCAGCAGGTCCGCCGGGTCGAGCGGGGGCAGGGTCAGGTGTGACGGGTCGGGGACCACGGAGGTGGACAGGTCCGCGCGTACGGCGCCCGCCTGCAGCAGCCCGCCGAAGGACGGCGTGCCGAGCACGTACGTGCCGCTGCCGTGCCGCCGCTCGCACAGCCCTTCCTCGCACAGGGCGTTGAACGCCGCCGCCACCGTCCCCCTGCTGACGCCGACCGCCTGGGCCAGGTCGCGTTCGGAGGGCAGGCGGGTGCCGGGGCTGATGAGGCCGGTCTGGGCGAGGTCCGTGAGCGCGCCGGCCAGCCGCCGGCTGGGCGGGCCCTGGTGGAGCCGCAGCCGGTCACGGACGAGTGTGACGAGGGTGTCTTCCCTTCCCATAGCCACCATTATCCCGATACTGTGCCACTCGCCGCGCAATTGGCCCATCGAACTGACATCGAGCCGGGCCACTGGAGGAAGGAGTGCGGGTGGAGGAGGCCAAGTTCATCTGGATGGACGGCGAGCTGGTGCCGTGGGGCGAGGCCCGGGTGCACGTGCTCTCGCACGCCCTGCACTACGGCACCGCCGTCCTGGAGGGCACCAGGGCGTTCGAGACGCGCGAGGGGCCCGCCGTGTTCCGGCTCGACGACCATCTGCGGCGGCTCCTGGTCAGCGCGCGGATCATCGGGCTGGCGATGCCGTATCCGCTGGACGAGCTGCGCGAGGCCACGCTGCGCACCGTGGCCGCCAACGGCCGCCCGTCCTGCTACATCCGCCACCTGGCGCACCGCGGCTACGGCGAGATGGGCATCGCGGCGCGCGGCTGCCCGACCACCGTGTCCATCGCCACCTGGGAGTGGGGCGCGCTGCTCGGCTCCGGCGTGCGGCTGATGACCAGTTCCTGGCGGCGCAACGACCACACGATCGTGCCCACCGCCGCCAAGGCCACCGGCCCCTACCTGAACTCCGTCCTGGCCAAGCACGAGGCGCTGGACGCCGGCTACGACGAGGCCGTGCTGCTGAACGCCGCCGGTCACGTCAGCGAGTGCACCGGGGCGAACCTCTTCGTCGTGCGCGACGGCGTGCTCGCCACCCCGCCCGACAGCGCGGGCGCGCTGGCGGGGCTCACCCAGGACACCGTGGAGCGGCTGGCCGCCGACCTCGGCGTGCCGGCCGTCAGGCGGGAGCTGATGCGGTCCGACCTGTACGCCGCCGACGAGGTGTTCCTGTGCGGTACGGCGGCCGGCGTCGTGCACGCGTCCTCGGTGGACCGGCGCGAGCTCGGCGACGGGCCTGGACCGGTGACGGCCCGGCTGGCCGAGGCCTACGACGCCGTGGTGCACGGCAGGGACGAGCGCTACCGCCACTGGCTCACCCCGGTGTCCGCCTGAGCCGCGGCGATCGCCGTCCGGGATCACCGTCCGGGATCACCGTCCGGCGGACGGACCGGGACGGCGCGATCACCCGCCAGGCGGGCGGGCCGGGGCGGGGCGATCGATCCGCGCGATCGCCCTCCGGCGGGCGGAAGACGGCCTCCCGCACTCCCGGCGCATGAGAGGGTAGTCGCGTCTGGTGGCGCCGGAACATGACCTAGCACTACCTAGCTCGGCCGTGCCACAGAGCTCTGCGATCACGGGAGGTCATCGGAGTGAGGCGCGCGCTGGTCATGCTGGCGATGCTGGCCGTGCTGGTCGGTCAGGTGCTCATCGGTCCCGCCTGGTCCGCCGGCCCCGCCGGGGCGCAGGCGCAGGGGGGCCGGGTGGCGCTCATCGGGGTGCCCGGCCTGCACTGGAACGACCTCACCCCGTCCGGCACCCCGCACCTGTGGGCGCTGGCCGGATCCAGCGCGATCGGCTCCCTGTCCGTCCGCACGGTCGGCAACGTCACCTGCCCCTACGACGGGTGGCTCACCGTGTCGGCGGGCACCAGGGCGGCGGTCGGCTACGCGTGCGGCGCCCCGCCGAAGCCGGAGGCCCGGGGCGCGGGCGCCGTCATCCCCGACTACCGCTACCTGATCGACGTGGCCGGTCAGCGCACCGCGGGCACGCTCGGCGAGTCGCTGAAGGCGGCCGGGCAGTGCTCGGTCGCGATCGGGCCCGGCGCGGCGCTGGCGCTGGCCGACCAGCAGGGCGCGGTGGGGCGCTACCACGCCTCGCCGCTCCAGGTCACCACCGCCGACCTGGAGCAGTGCCGGATGGTCGCGGCGGACGTGGACGACCTGGTCGCGCCCTACCTGGCGGGCGAGCCCGACCGGCTGCCCAAGGTGGCCGACAAGCTGGCCCCCGCCGCGCGCCGCGAGGCGCTGCGCCAGGCCGACGCGAAGGCGGGCGCCCTGCTGGCGGCGCTGCCCGCGGGCACGACCGTGCTGCTGGCGGGCCTTTCGGACCACGGCTCGGTGCCGCACCTGCGGGTGGCCGCGCTGCGCGAGCCCGGCGCCGAGGGGCGGCTGCTGGGCGCGGCCTCCACCCGCCGCGACGACATCTCGATCCTGACCGACCTGACCGCCACCGTGCTCGACAAGCTCGGCGTGGCCGTGCCCAGCACGGTGGTGGGCGCGCCGCTGCGGCTGGGCGAGCAGGGCGCCACCGTCGAAGGGCTGAAGAGCGCCGACGCCACCGCCCAGACCATGCGCTCGGCCAAGGCCGCCTACTTCACGGCCCTGGCGGTCTTCCAGGTGCTGTTCTACGTGCTGGCCTTCCTGCTGCTGCGCCGCCGCAAGGGCCTGCCCTGGGTCCGCCGCGCCGCCGTGGCGCTCGCCGCCCTGCCGGTCACCTCGTTCCTGGTCAACCTGCTGCCCTGGGACAGCCACCTGGAGCTGTTCGGCGGCATGGCCCTGTGGTGGGCGGCCATCACGGCGCTGGCGCTGGCCGGGCCGTGGCGGCGCAGGCCGCTGGGCCCGCTGGCGGTGGTCGCCGCGATCACCGCGCTCACGCTCGTCGGCGACCTGCTCACCGGCACCACGCTCCAGCTCAACAGCTTCATGGGCTACAGCGCCGAGCAGGGCGCCCGCTACTTCGGCCTGGGCAACATCCCGTTCGCCCTGCTGGCCACCGGCACGCTGCTGGCCACCACGGTCATCGCGCACCGCTGGCCGGGCAAGGTCGGGGTCGGCGCGATCGTGGTGCTGGGCGCGTTCGCGATGGTGCTGGGCGGCTCCGGGATGGGCAGCGACTTCGGCGGCGTGATCGCGTTCGTGCCGGGCATCGCGGTGACCGCGCTGATCCTGTCGGGCAAGCGGGTCTCGCTGGTGAAGCTGGGCGCGTTCTGCGTGGCGGGTGGCGTGATCGTGATGGGCTTCGCCTGGCTCAACTACCTGCGGCCGCCCGCGGAGCAGTCGCACCTGGGCCGGTTCGTGGGGCAGGTGCTGACCGGAGAGGCGATCGACGTCATCTGGCGCAAGTTCCTGGCCATGATCTCCACCCTGGCCAACCCCAACCTGATGCCGATCGTGATCGCCGCCGTGGCGTTCCTCGTGTACGCGATCCTGCGGCCCGAGCAGGCGTCGGCCGGGGTCGTGCCCGCGGCGTTCGAGCACTCCCCCGCGCTGCGTGCCGGGCTGATCGGCACGCTCGTCAGCGGCGTGGTCGGCATGCTGGTCAACGACTCGGGCGCGGCCGTGCTGTCGATGGCGCTGGCGCTGGCCGTACCGCTGCTGCTGGCCACCGGCATCGGCGCGCTGCGGCGCGAGGGCGGGTCAGCCCCAGGCGTCGGCGAGCAGCTGGCGGGTGTCGCGAAGTAGCTGCGGCAGCACCTTGGTCCTGGCGACGACCGGCATGAAGTTGGTGTCGCCGCCCCACCGGGGCACCACGTGCTGGTGCAGGTGGGCGGCGATGCCCGCGCCGGCGACATGGCCGAGGTTCATGCCGACGTTGAAGCCCTGCGCGCCGCTGGCCTTGCGCAGCGCCCGCAGCGACTCCTGGGTGAACGCGCCCAGCTCCGCCACCTCGGCCGCGTCGAGCTCGTCGTAGTCGGACACGTGCCGATAGGGCACCACCATCAGGTGACCCGAGTTGTACGGGTACAGGTTGAGCACGGCGTAGACCGTCTCCCCCCGCTTCACGATCAGGCCGTCCTCGTCGCTCATCTTCGGGATGGCGTCGAACGGGCAGCCGTCGCCGGGGCCCGTGCCGGTCGGCTTGTTCTCGCCCTTGATGTAGGCCATCCGATGCGGGGTCCACAACCGTTCGAAGTTGTCGGGTGCCCCGGCCCCTGCCTGATCGTGCATAACTAGCAGCATAGGACCCCGGACAAACGGGGTCCTCTTCCGGCACAATCCTGAGCACCCGCCAACAGGAGGCCGCGATGAGTGAAGCCTTAGCCGAGCAGTCCGCACCGCCCGCCGATCCGCCCGCCCCCTCCTACATCGAGGGGCCCACGGCAGGCGCGGTGGTCAAGGGCCGGATCAAGGTCGCCGACGAGGTGGTCGAGAAGGTCGCCGCGCTGGCCGCGCTGGAGGTGGCCGGGGTCGCCGACATGGGCGGCGACCTGGCCAGGGCCTTCGAGTCCGTCCGCGACCGCATCGGCATCGGCTCGCGCCGCGGCACCCAGGGCGTCAGCGCGCAGATCCAGGACCGCCAGGTGGCGGTGAGCGTGACCATCGTCGTCGAGTACGGCCACGTCGTCATGGACGTCGCCGCCGAGGTCAAGACGAACGTCGCCAGGAGCGTCAGCCGCATGCTCGGCATGCGCGTCATGGAGGTCAACGTCACCGTGGACGACGTCCGGCTCCCCGGCGAGGGCCGGGCCCCCGCCGAGGAACTCGACGACGGGGAGCCGGGCTGAGGCTCAGCCCACCCGCGTCATGTTCGACTCGTAGCCGCCGCCACCGGGGTAGACCCAGGCGCCGGTGACGCTCGCCCCGTCGGCGCTGAACGTGCCGCGGTAGTAGGCGCCCGAGTCCTTCTTGTGCGCCCAGATCGTCAGCGTGTCACCCTCGACCTCGTAGACGTAGGCCAGGGTGCTGCCGTCGCTGTCGAAGTACCAGGAGTGCACGTCCTGGCTGGGCTCCTCCGCCCCGTACGGCCGCTTCCTGCCGATGAACTCCGTGCCCTTGACCGTGCCGCCCTCCTGCGTGAGGTCCACGTCCTGGATGAGGAAGTGGCCGCCCTCCATCCAGCGGTAGGTGACGGTGCCCGCGGCGGCGCCGGTGACCTTCCAGGTGCCGACGAGGCGGTCCAGGGCCTTGAGCTTGGGGTCGTTGTGCTCGGTCATGGCGGAATTCCTCTCTAGTGGGTGGTCGTACGGCCGTATGACGGCGCGGCGGCGGGAAAGGAATCGGTCCGGTTCGGAAAATCTCCTTTCAAGGTCCGGCCGGGTTCACAGCTCGGCGGGGAGGCCGAAGGCGGCGTGCAGCTCGGCCCCGAACGTGGTGATCTCGGCGATCAGGCCGCCCTCGACGCGCAGCACGTCGAGGTTGACCGCCGTGTAGCGGTCCTGCCCGGGGCGGCGGACGTAGTTGGCGACGGCCGGCTGCCGGTTGGCGCGCGTGGCCAGCGCCCGCCACTCGCCCCATGCCTCGGGCCCGGTCATGACCGGGCGCCACATGTCGAGGATGGCCCGCCGCCCGTCGAACACCTGCGAGTCCGGCGGCATCGTCTGCCGCGCGTCCTCACGCAGCAGCGCCGCCAGGGCCGACAGGTCGCCCGCCACGGAGGCCTCCATGTAGCGGCGCAGCACGGCCCGCTCCTGCTCGCTCGGCGCCGTGGCCGGGCCCCACTGCGCGCGCCGGGCGGGCAGGTGCATGCGCAGCGTCGCGCGGGCCCGTTGCAGCGCGCTCTTGACGGCCGCCACGCTCAGCTCCAGCGCCTGCGAGGTCTCCTCGGCCGACCAGCCGGCCACGTCACGCAGGATCAGCACCGCCCGCTGACGCGGCGGCAGGTGCTGGATCGCGGCCAGGTAGGCCAGCTCGATCGTCTCCCGCTCCACGGCCACCGCCTCCGG
The nucleotide sequence above comes from Nonomuraea gerenzanensis. Encoded proteins:
- a CDS encoding glycoside hydrolase family 10 protein, coding for MRTGRPLLAAAALAVATTTAAYVFGPAQSPAASEKKTTVAAPPAAACKADARFPKRELRGVWIATTQNIDWPSKAGQSIDRQKADYVKILDSAAKRRLNAVFVQVRPASDALYKSSLEPWSQYLTGTAGKDPGWDPLPFLIGEAHKRGMEFHAWFNPYRASYGASTSALPANHPARQHPDWTVKYGGRLYYNPGLPAVRDHVTKVITDVVDRYDVDGVHFDDYFYPYPVAGAKFDDTAAFRKYGKGDKLADWRRGNVNKLVAQVDEAVHASKRHVKFGISPFGIWRNKAQDPTGSSTSGMSAYDSIYADARAWIKAGTVDYVLPQLYWPRGHKLADYTTLTRWWANEVKGSDVQLYIGQGLYRVGAKDDRAWLKPGEIAAQVGVNRASKQVDGAVYFSAKNLVANPLGSIDRLTKTHYSRPALLPVQGSLGGSAPAAPAGAKAEGTKLSWQPSQGARAYAVYQVPKSGKDCHTTDARNLVAVVSDPSYAVQSAGTYLVTSLDRLHHESKAVKVKVDAV
- a CDS encoding outer membrane protein assembly factor BamB family protein; this translates as MRLIHFLSCALASVLLLGLIGLPGEIITSAGGAAQPWRPAGRGTPPIDVVGRVSAASTVVGDVAVAGRWELTGDSLSGERIGDGATVWTYRNAWGDDLVGHPALDDRRLAAVWRDGRVTSIDVTDGRVVWQTDIPPGPGHEANRAYDEEWGAAWEITVARHGSVPVLVILHEGRLDVLDGRTGAIRWSYPPASTGTCQAPGSARGVGEVVLVFGNCANPGPQPEVALSAADGRPLWRFDGGELWHARDLGDGRLASVDEKGRLNVRAAGDGKIVWQTTLPRRDDSPAGEEMGVAAGLLTVRTRTEVSAYRIADGGLAWRRAMKDAWSDTVLTDGTHTYVAEDAGTLLKLDARTGHLVDRHRFESDISPSWMRDGLAGISVLHGDDVVVG
- a CDS encoding aminotransferase-like domain-containing protein yields the protein MGREDTLVTLVRDRLRLHQGPPSRRLAGALTDLAQTGLISPGTRLPSERDLAQAVGVSRGTVAAAFNALCEEGLCERRHGSGTYVLGTPSFGGLLQAGAVRADLSTSVVPDPSHLTLPPLDPADLLRAPSGHGYDAMGDPRLRTVLAGAEGADPRHVLVTAGAQQGIDLAARVLLRPGDRVLVGDPAYGGALSVFRRAGAHVVAADLTSPAAVEGALARHRPAVVYVAGVDNPTGAVPPLRHVAELAADAGVTVVEDRALAALVYDGVPPPEPLAAAHPYGTVTVGSLSKVLWGGLRVGWLTAPEPLLARLTEAKVDADLATSAVAQRLATDLLERNPVAPWLAELARRREHCLTALPAHLPEWTWTRPAGGLSVWVRLPGTDTDRFAAVAREHGVAVAPGSLFSPDGRHRDRLRLSFALPPDLLDRAFADLALAWRAYGR
- a CDS encoding branched-chain amino acid transaminase, coding for MEEAKFIWMDGELVPWGEARVHVLSHALHYGTAVLEGTRAFETREGPAVFRLDDHLRRLLVSARIIGLAMPYPLDELREATLRTVAANGRPSCYIRHLAHRGYGEMGIAARGCPTTVSIATWEWGALLGSGVRLMTSSWRRNDHTIVPTAAKATGPYLNSVLAKHEALDAGYDEAVLLNAAGHVSECTGANLFVVRDGVLATPPDSAGALAGLTQDTVERLAADLGVPAVRRELMRSDLYAADEVFLCGTAAGVVHASSVDRRELGDGPGPVTARLAEAYDAVVHGRDERYRHWLTPVSA
- a CDS encoding HIT family protein; the protein is MHDQAGAGAPDNFERLWTPHRMAYIKGENKPTGTGPGDGCPFDAIPKMSDEDGLIVKRGETVYAVLNLYPYNSGHLMVVPYRHVSDYDELDAAEVAELGAFTQESLRALRKASGAQGFNVGMNLGHVAGAGIAAHLHQHVVPRWGGDTNFMPVVARTKVLPQLLRDTRQLLADAWG
- a CDS encoding Asp23/Gls24 family envelope stress response protein translates to MSEALAEQSAPPADPPAPSYIEGPTAGAVVKGRIKVADEVVEKVAALAALEVAGVADMGGDLARAFESVRDRIGIGSRRGTQGVSAQIQDRQVAVSVTIVVEYGHVVMDVAAEVKTNVARSVSRMLGMRVMEVNVTVDDVRLPGEGRAPAEELDDGEPG
- a CDS encoding RNA polymerase subunit sigma-70, whose amino-acid sequence is MGDESEAVAVVRQGGQAAFGELVEGHRHELRVHCYRMLGSYTDADDMVQETMMRAWRRRETFEGRSTLRAWLYRIATNACLDLLSGPARSREITVGVGGEPRSPFAEVPWLQPYPDRLLDLAAPGEARPEAVAVERETIELAYLAAIQHLPPRQRAVLILRDVAGWSAEETSQALELSVAAVKSALQRARATLRMHLPARRAQWGPATAPSEQERAVLRRYMEASVAGDLSALAALLREDARQTMPPDSQVFDGRRAILDMWRPVMTGPEAWGEWRALATRANRQPAVANYVRRPGQDRYTAVNLDVLRVEGGLIAEITTFGAELHAAFGLPAEL